In Cupriavidus taiwanensis, the following proteins share a genomic window:
- a CDS encoding ABC transporter ATP-binding protein: MLRAQDLKLTFNPGTPIETRALRGLSLEIPSGQFVAVIGSNGAGKSTFLNAISGDQMVDSGRITIDDTDVTRKPAWDRAHLVARVFQDPMAGTCEALTIEENMALAMARGSRRGFRPALNRASRELFREKLRLLNLGLENRLTDRIGLLSGGQRQAVSLLMASLQPSRILLLDEHTAALDPKTAAFVLELTARIVEESKLTTMMVTHSMRQALDYGQRTVMLHQGQVVLDVSGDKRKGLDVPDLLKMFEQTRHEQLDDDALLLG; encoded by the coding sequence ATGCTGCGCGCACAAGACCTGAAGCTCACCTTCAACCCGGGCACCCCGATCGAGACCCGCGCACTGCGTGGCCTCAGCCTGGAAATCCCGAGCGGCCAGTTCGTGGCCGTGATCGGCTCCAACGGCGCCGGCAAGTCGACCTTCCTGAATGCGATCAGCGGCGACCAGATGGTCGACTCGGGCCGCATCACCATCGATGACACCGACGTTACGCGCAAGCCTGCGTGGGACCGCGCCCACCTGGTGGCACGCGTGTTCCAGGACCCCATGGCGGGTACCTGCGAAGCGCTGACGATCGAGGAGAACATGGCCCTGGCGATGGCTCGTGGCAGCCGCCGCGGCTTCCGCCCGGCGCTGAACCGCGCCTCGCGCGAGCTGTTCCGTGAGAAGCTGCGCCTGCTCAACCTGGGCCTGGAAAACCGCCTGACCGACCGCATCGGCCTGCTCTCCGGCGGCCAGCGCCAGGCGGTCAGCCTGCTGATGGCCTCGCTGCAGCCGTCGCGCATCCTGCTGCTGGACGAGCACACCGCCGCGCTGGACCCGAAGACCGCCGCGTTCGTGCTGGAGCTGACCGCGCGCATCGTCGAGGAAAGCAAGCTGACGACGATGATGGTGACGCACAGCATGCGCCAGGCGCTCGACTACGGCCAGCGCACGGTGATGCTGCACCAGGGGCAAGTGGTGCTGGATGTCTCGGGCGACAAGCGCAAGGGCCTGGACGTGCCGGACCTGCTGAAGATGTTCGAGCAGACGCGGCATGAGCAGCTGGATGACGATGCGTTGTTGCTGGGGTGA